Proteins encoded within one genomic window of Paramisgurnus dabryanus chromosome 13, PD_genome_1.1, whole genome shotgun sequence:
- the LOC135789036 gene encoding single-strand DNA endonuclease ASTE1-like: MGVQGLKSYIENNTGILRNLPFRDSKLIIDGCNFYYNLYFNSELDQMHGGEYEAFADLITQFITNLRDCDIQPYVVIDGGSDHTDKKFETLKSRAKDKIRRASDLSIGRRGTCLPFHVKNVFRQTLNKLKVPFVQCTEEADWEIAALAKQWDCPVLSNDSDFYIFNLTAGLLPIGLFSWRNICENRDTKKKYIPTQHFTIDRLCASFNHMNKDLLPVLACILGNDYVKLQNISSLKWEVFSNSSGHFAHIDGLFTWLSKFPNPEAAIHGVLKFITDNKEKYDVREALIEGMKEYELTKSSLAQFFNSNTPIACTGPQRALPAWILMQLHEGKMNSFIVDVLVLKRVMMNSQVEDFQQPSSNKTSLTIRQVVYGLLLSEEQRTSTDKCCVTEYDRQGLTLTCSEVKATKVKEGLQLETLWKDRHALRLQIFLETLGVSSAVLYIPPDLRLQVLATRYWLVNARPQPNLLHLWGLLLGMVYGRLNITARKQIDRQLRQRSRGKVYLDHEVAHLYSQWQSCLFWSLCLNQLLCRPLPEPECARLYQGTFVHQAAREFKRGIKPESLLAKGSEAEKLFRQLSDAVLSLVDEDVVRRISTKYRNRAVDKTQSNNRCKNQSADELSFEHIDIEDYDDDDYDDDYGGKDGRERKDQKSDMNESILKARTRHKAKARNANNPSKKSERRCYD, encoded by the exons ATGGGAGTTCAGGGACTAAAGAGCTACATTGAGAATAACACAGGCATTTTAAGAAATTTGCCTTTTAGAGACAGTAAACTCATAATCGATGGATGTAACTTTTACTATAACCTATACTTTAACTCGGAACTGGATCAGATGCATGGAGGAGAATATGAGGCCTTTGCAGATTTGATCACACAGTTTATCACAAACCTCAGAGACTGTGATATTCAGCCATATGTTGTAATCGACGGTGGGTCCGACCACACTGACAAAAAATTTGAGACCCTCAAGTCACGAGCAAAGGATAAAATAAGAAGGGCCAGTGATCTGTCTATAGGCCGGAGGGGGACGTGCCTGCCATTTcatgttaaaaatgtattcagaCAGACCCTAAATAAACTCAAGGTGCCATTTGTTCAATGCACCGAAGAGGCAGATTGGGAGATTGCTGCTTTGGCCAAACAATGGGATTGTCCAGTTCTGTCCAATGACAGCGATTTCTATATATTCAACCTCACGGCTGGACTCCTGCCTATTGGACTATTTTCCTGGAGAAATATCTGTGAGAACAGAGACACGAAGAAAAAATACATCCCAACCCAACATTTCACAATCGACAGATTATGTGCATCTTTCAATCACATGAACAAGGATCTTCTCCCAGTCCTCGCATGCATTCTAGGCAATGATTacgtgaaactgcaaaacatcTCAAGTCTCAAGTGGGAGGTGTTCTCAAATTCTAGTGGGCACTTCGCCCATATTGATGGTTTGTTTACCTGGTTATCCAAGTTTCCAAATCCAGAAGCAGCCATTCATGGTGTTCTCAAGTTCATAACAGACAATAAGGAAAAATATGATGTACGTGAAGCATTGATTGAAGGCATGAAAGAGTACGAGCTCACCAAAAGTTCTCTTGCCCAATTCTTCAACTCGAACACACCGATAGCCTGTACAGGTCCACAGCGAGCCCTGCCTGCGTGGATTCTGATGCAGCTGCATGAAGGAAAGATGAACTCCTTCATTGTTGATGTTTTGGTATTGAAAAGGGTTATGATGAATTCTCAGGTTGAAGATTTCCAGCAACCCAGTAGCAATAAAACCTCTCTAACCATACGACAGGTCGTGTATGGTTTACTATTGTCAGAAGAACAACGAACAAGCACAGACAAGTGCTGTGTAACAGAGTATGACAGACAGGGATTAACTCTAACTTGTTCAGAAGTTAAAGCTACTAAAGTAAAAGAAGGACTTCAACTGGAAACATTATGGAAG GACCGACACGCCTTGCGACTTCAGATATTTTTGGAAACTTTGGGTGTGTCATCTGCAGTGTTAT ATATTCCACCTGACCTGCGGCTCCAGGTGTTAGCGACACGTTACTGGCTGGTAAATGCGCGGCCTCAGCCGAACCTGCTGCATCTTTGGGGTCTCCTACTGGGGATGGTCTATGGACGGCTCAACATCACGGCCAGGAAACAAATAG ACAGACAGTTAAGGCAAAGAAGTCGAGGAAAAGTCTATCTGGATCATGAGGTTGCTCATCTGTACAGCCAATGGCAGTCTTGTTTGTTTTGGAGTCTCTGTCTCAATCAGTTACTGTGTCGTCCACTTCCTGAACCAGAGTGTGCACG GTTGTACCAGGGAACATTTGTTCACCAGGCTGCTCGGGAGTTCAAGAGAGGCATCAAACCAGAGTCTCTGCTGGCGAAGGGCTCCGAAGCGGAGAAGCTATTCAGACAGTTGAGCGATGCGGTTTTGAGTTTAGTGGATGAAGATGTTGTCAGGAGAATCAGTACCAAATACAGGAACAGAGCTGTCGACAAAACACAAAGCAACAACAGATGCAAGAATCAGTCTGCGGATGAACTGAGCTTTGAGCATATAGATATTGAGgactatgatgatgatgattatgaTGATGATTATGGTGGAAAAGATGGAAGAGAGAGGAAGGACCAAAAATCGGACATGAATGAATCTATCCTCAAAGCCCGTACCAGACACAAGGCCAAAGCACGCAATGCTAATAATCCCTCAAAGAAATCTGAAAGGAGATGCTATGACTAA